The Juglans microcarpa x Juglans regia isolate MS1-56 chromosome 8D, Jm3101_v1.0, whole genome shotgun sequence genomic sequence CCTAATAATGCACAACCAAAGAcatttttagagagagagagagagagagatgctacAAATGCTATGCAGATATCCCAAGGCAAATATTGACTAGAGCAATCATTTTCATCCATACTCTACAAAAATGCTTTATATTTGTACTAAttgaagtgttttttttttttttctctatcaaTAATTTTGCTTACTGCTATCAGACCCTTCTTCAATGTGGCTGCCACTCCGAGAACCAGACTCGCCCAACACTACTTCATTTGCTTGATTAACCGGGTTCTGATCAACAGGCCCCACAGAAGCATTATACGCAGCATCCTCGTCCGGCCACTCCTCAAACATCAAGATCTCTGAAAGCTCGAAATTAGGCTGCTCGATAGCATAGTAGTGTCTGTCGTTCGAGTCCGATGGTCGGGAATTGGTATCAGACATTTTGGGGAATGGATGATGACGATATTGTTTGTACGTACTAGACTGAGTAGTGTTAATGGCACACATATATAAACACCGGTTCCATGACTCGAGAGGCGGCTTCATCCTGACCTTCCTGTGAAAGAGCACGAAGCTTCAATGTTAATGCTAATCAGAACAGAGAGGGTTGGACAGAACTGGAAGTGGGGCATGCCGGGGATGACTTTGGTAGACTTCAAAAAAGGAGTTGTAATCGTGTGAACATGGGTGTAGGTCTCGTGCTTGGACCAACCCCTTCACAACGGAGAAGAATACGAGTCAAACGTGAAAGTGACTGATTTTGAGCTGTAATGGGTTGCTTCCTTGCGCAAAAATCTTACACGTGTGAAGACGATGTATAACATCTTGTACATGTATTTTTCTAGTTCTTTTGAAACCAATATTAAGTAATATTTTAtccgtatttattcattataaCGTAACACttcgtttagatgttaagaatATCTCTAATCAtctgttaataataataaaataatttataaatattaataaataatttataaataataataaaatagtttaaaaggATCTTCGCCCAGTTGTATTCCCGAATATGATTTAAATCAAAGTCATTTATCATCAAGAAAATGGCTCAAATAATCCacttcaaattattttttattctaatatcaTTTGTAACAGGATAAAGAAGATCCAAATCATATGTAGACTCgtaatctaaaaaatatgaaaaaaactaCTATGCCTACTATTTTTTACCGCTTTATTTGACtgttggaaaaaaattattttttatttttatttaatgattaaaaaaatgattttaagtgtattaatatatttttttatttttttaaaatatttgaatatattaaaaaaatgtaaaaaaaaaattaaaaaaaattataaaagtaactaGAGATAATAATGAGGGATGCTACTCTGACAGTAAAGTAATACtgctcaaaaaatattaattactattattGCTAACGCtagttaaaattattataaaattcaagaagATTGCATGCTACTAACAACGACATCAGCATTTTggactcttttgttttatcacaTCTAAGAAGTTGATCGTCTACCTCGTAACAAATGGGATCTGAATTGGTTGTGTTTAAGtcttaaattgagttgagttagaTTTAGTTGaggtgataaaatattattttttaatattattattattttaaaatttaaaaaaattaaattatttattaaattttgtgttgatatttaaaaagattataataataaattgttacgaatttgagatatatttaaCAATCAAACCAAGCTTTTTCGCCGGAATCCACcactcataaataaataaataaataaataaaatagttaagacCGATGAAGAAGAGTCAGTTGGGTCAACATCGAATGATCAAGAAGGGCCCCATGCCTTTAACTCCGAAATTTTTAggcaatttcttccttttttattttatttttatttttttattttatatggctGTTGACTGATGACTTGGTCCCTCTCCTCCACCGCGGATAACCAATTCACCTTTGAATGTTAAAGCCATTTTACGACTTACCTAGGATTCctctcaattaatttaatttaattttatctaattattatatattttttaaatctttatataaaataaaataagtaattaaaattttttaaatttttaaataaaaataatattaaaaaaacatattctaataatattttattaatttttttaactttaatacaaactcatctcatctcatctcatcttatatgtaaaaataaataagattaacctgataaatgattttgctaaacttttatttataattataaaatatgtaaatatcgtttttttttataaacataaataaataatagatttatagaaaaaaattttaattttttaataataaattatatatattgttattttttttttaaagaagagtaCGCAACTCTTGTCCAATAGGCTGGAGTTGTAGTGTTTCCAACTCCAAGCGCAGCAACTTGTATAAACTTCCTGCTGTCGTGCCTTCCAGACTAGGTATCTGTCAAATCAAACTCCGTTCTCTCTTAATCCAACACAGAAAACCTTTTCTTCTGGGAAGCCTCGTCTGAGTCGTCTCCCAGACTTTCTACTTTCTAGATCACTTTCCTAGGCTTGCCCAGCAGGGAGAGGGAAGGAAAGCTGAAGGGGATTCTTTTGGGCCCTCCATGAAGGCTCAGGTTTTCTCACCAACACAGCAATCAGGGTTTCGAGGAATATGTGCAccagataaatacatatttcagatggattattttattttattttattttactcgtAAAAGTCGCTGTT encodes the following:
- the LOC121243195 gene encoding probable WRKY transcription factor 50 isoform X1; this encodes MKPPLESWNRCLYMCAINTTQSSTYKQYRHHPFPKMSDTNSRPSDSNDRHYYAIEQPNFELSEILMFEEWPDEDAAYNASVGPVDQNPVNQANEVVLGESGSRSGSHIEEGSDSRDDGSGRERRERFAFKTISEVEILDDGFKWRKYGKKMVKNSPNPRNYYRCSVDGCPVKKRVERDRDDPKYVITTYEGVHNHQSSF
- the LOC121243195 gene encoding probable WRKY transcription factor 50 isoform X2, with translation MKPPLESWNRCLYMCAINTTQSSTYKQYRHHPFPKMSDTNSRPSDSNDRHYYAIEQPNFELSEILMFEEWPDEDAAYNASVGPVDQNPVNQANEVVLGDDGSGRERRERFAFKTISEVEILDDGFKWRKYGKKMVKNSPNPRNYYRCSVDGCPVKKRVERDRDDPKYVITTYEGVHNHQSSF